The following are encoded in a window of Staphylospora marina genomic DNA:
- a CDS encoding metal-dependent hydrolase, producing MRITYHGHSCFEWVHGSHRILIDPFLSGNPSAKVKPEEIDANWILLTHGHGDHLGDTVSIALRTGATVIAPHELAVWLQGKGVNVHGMGVGGGFRFEFGHVKMTPALHGGAIEADGQVLYGGSPAGYLVTVDGKRIYHAGDTALFSDMKLISRGEPVDLALLPIGDNYTMGPEDALIAAEWLNARHVVPMHYGTFPVIEQDPHAFVSRLEQKGIGGTVMKPGDTLEL from the coding sequence ATGCGCATTACATATCATGGCCATTCATGCTTCGAATGGGTTCACGGATCCCACCGGATCTTGATCGATCCCTTCCTTTCCGGCAATCCGTCGGCCAAAGTCAAGCCGGAAGAGATCGACGCGAACTGGATCCTGCTCACCCACGGACACGGTGACCATCTGGGAGACACGGTGTCCATTGCGCTCCGGACCGGGGCCACGGTGATCGCTCCGCACGAGCTGGCCGTGTGGCTGCAAGGCAAAGGAGTCAACGTTCATGGCATGGGAGTCGGCGGCGGGTTCCGGTTTGAGTTCGGTCATGTGAAAATGACCCCCGCTCTCCACGGAGGGGCCATCGAGGCGGACGGACAGGTGTTGTATGGCGGCAGCCCGGCCGGATATCTCGTCACCGTGGACGGCAAAAGAATCTATCACGCCGGTGACACCGCCCTGTTTTCCGACATGAAACTGATTTCCCGGGGAGAACCCGTTGACTTGGCCCTGCTTCCCATCGGTGACAATTACACGATGGGCCCGGAAGACGCATTGATCGCCGCCGAGTGGTTGAACGCCCGTCACGTCGTGCCGATGCACTACGGAACGTTCCCGGTGATCGAACAGGATCCCCATGCGTTCGTGAGCCGACTGGAGCAAAAGGGAATTGGCGGAACGGTGATGAAACCCGGGGATACGCTGGAGCTGTGA
- a CDS encoding DRTGG domain-containing protein, whose protein sequence is MGLPTKHEQILQYIESLEVGHKISVRQIARELGVSDGTAYRAIKEAEAQGLVNTIERVGTVRIEKKERSDIERLTFAEVVNIVDGTVLGGKAGLHKTLSRFVIGAMKLEAMMRYVEPGNLLIVGNRDNVHRISLERGAAVLITGGFDTTDAVKSLADKLELPVISSSYDTFTVASLINRAIYDRLIKKEILLVEDVLSKDHRPVYLRVEETIARFHELVRLTGHSRYPVVEGDNRVVGMVTAKDVMGYGPDDRIEKAMTRNPIVVTPKTAVASVAHEMVWEGIELLPVVGEGRKLLGVISRQDVIKSLQYMQKQPQIGETIQELSFRGFEELERDGLPVFRGRITPQMTDYLGALSPGVCTSLMTETAVRLLRRQRRGDLVVQNLTLYSLKPVQIESVVEISPRLLDLGRKQAKIDVEMSVDGQMVAKALLTAHTIER, encoded by the coding sequence ATGGGTTTGCCCACCAAGCACGAACAAATTCTTCAATATATCGAGTCTCTCGAAGTGGGACACAAGATCTCCGTGAGGCAGATTGCCAGGGAGCTGGGCGTCAGCGATGGAACCGCTTACAGGGCGATCAAGGAAGCCGAAGCGCAGGGACTTGTGAACACCATTGAACGGGTGGGTACGGTCCGGATTGAAAAAAAGGAACGCTCCGACATTGAGCGTCTCACCTTTGCCGAAGTGGTCAACATCGTGGACGGGACGGTGCTGGGAGGAAAAGCGGGCCTGCACAAAACGCTGAGCCGGTTTGTGATCGGTGCGATGAAGCTGGAGGCCATGATGCGATACGTGGAACCGGGAAACCTGTTGATCGTGGGGAACCGGGACAATGTCCACCGCATTTCCCTCGAGCGGGGAGCGGCCGTGTTGATCACCGGCGGTTTTGACACGACCGATGCCGTGAAAAGCTTGGCGGACAAGCTGGAGCTTCCGGTGATTTCCAGCAGTTATGACACGTTTACGGTCGCTTCTTTGATCAATCGTGCGATCTACGATCGACTGATCAAAAAAGAAATCCTCTTGGTGGAAGACGTGCTGTCCAAGGATCATCGCCCCGTGTATCTCAGGGTGGAAGAGACCATCGCCCGCTTCCATGAGTTGGTTCGTCTGACCGGTCACAGCCGCTATCCGGTGGTGGAAGGGGACAACCGCGTGGTGGGAATGGTGACGGCCAAGGATGTCATGGGGTATGGTCCCGATGACCGGATCGAAAAGGCGATGACCCGCAACCCCATCGTGGTCACCCCGAAGACGGCAGTGGCTTCCGTTGCCCACGAAATGGTTTGGGAAGGGATCGAACTCTTGCCGGTGGTGGGAGAAGGAAGAAAATTGCTGGGGGTCATCAGCCGTCAGGACGTGATCAAGTCCTTGCAATACATGCAGAAGCAGCCCCAAATCGGTGAAACGATTCAGGAATTGTCTTTCCGGGGGTTTGAGGAATTGGAGCGCGACGGGCTGCCGGTGTTCAGGGGAAGAATCACCCCGCAGATGACCGATTATCTGGGAGCGCTCAGCCCCGGCGTCTGTACTTCGCTCATGACCGAAACCGCCGTTCGATTGCTCAGACGACAACGGCGGGGAGATCTGGTGGTTCAGAATCTGACGCTCTATTCCCTGAAGCCCGTTCAGATTGAGAGTGTGGTCGAAATCAGTCCACGCCTTCTGGATCTTGGCCGGAAACAAGCCAAGATCGACGTGGAGATGTCCGTCGACGGTCAGATGGTGGCGAAAGCATTGCTCACCGCCCATACCATCGAACGGTGA
- a CDS encoding YtpI family protein, with translation MEMIGIILVSLICVAIFGTFYHSILSRRSEGAPRGLHRARMNLYMGLMFLSIGFLQFFLPGTSPLRITLILLILALGAINLYYGWKRLRLYRPRPSRPEENAD, from the coding sequence ATGGAAATGATCGGAATCATTCTCGTCAGCTTGATCTGCGTGGCGATCTTCGGCACGTTTTACCACAGCATCCTTTCCCGCAGAAGCGAAGGAGCTCCCCGCGGATTGCACCGGGCCCGCATGAACCTGTACATGGGTCTGATGTTTCTGTCCATCGGGTTCCTGCAATTCTTCCTTCCGGGCACTTCCCCGCTCCGCATCACGCTGATCCTGCTCATTCTCGCGCTGGGCGCGATCAACCTGTATTACGGATGGAAACGGCTGCGTCTTTACCGCCCACGGCCTTCCCGACCGGAAGAAAACGCGGACTGA
- a CDS encoding YtrH family sporulation protein, translating into MQDSFWPTLLLDFLIALGVVTGGSILGGIGAFVSGDYPMFKMVQLAQQLKIWAMVAAIGGTFDAIKSFEVNILGGQIMQAFQQVLFILSAFLGAHTGTLLIRWLVQGQG; encoded by the coding sequence ATGCAGGATTCTTTTTGGCCCACGCTTCTGCTCGATTTTCTGATCGCGCTCGGGGTGGTGACGGGCGGATCGATTCTCGGAGGAATCGGTGCGTTTGTCTCTGGGGATTATCCCATGTTCAAGATGGTGCAACTGGCCCAACAACTGAAAATCTGGGCCATGGTGGCGGCCATCGGCGGAACGTTCGACGCCATCAAAAGCTTTGAAGTCAATATCCTGGGCGGGCAGATCATGCAGGCGTTCCAGCAGGTGCTGTTCATTCTGAGCGCCTTTCTCGGCGCCCACACCGGAACCCTGCTCATTCGCTGGCTCGTGCAGGGGCAGGGATGA